CTTTGATCAGTTTAGGTGCTTCCCAACCTTTACCGGTAACCAGTTTCTCATCGATGGTGAGGGCTACGCTGGCTTTTCCACCAATGTTGGCAGCGAATACCAGTACGTGATCAGGGATTTCGGTTTTCAGCTGCATGGAGAGCTGTTTCAGGCCTTCAGCGTTATTTACGCTTACTACCTTGCCGAGGAAGTTGATACCGTTGATCTGTTGTGCTTCTGAGCGCAGTTCAGCTCCCAGCTGGCGAACTTTTTCCAGTTCCAGGGCTTCTACCTGTTTTTCCAGTGCAGCTTTGTCTGCTACCAGCGTTTCAGCAGCCTTTACGATCTCTTTTGGATTTTTCAGTGCGGCTTTCACTTCTTTCAGCTGTTGCAGCTGTGTATTGACGAAGTTAATGGCCTGGTTGCCGGTAACGGCTTCCACGCGGCGTACGCCGGCAGCAACTGCACCTTCAGATACAAATTTGAAGAGGCCGAGTTCACCGGTAGAACCTACGTGTGTACCACCGCAAAGCTCAACACTGTATTGAGGGTCCATGATCACTACGCGCACCACGTCTCCGTATTTTTCACCGAAGAGTGCCATAGCACCTAACTGGATGGCTTCTTCCTTAGGTAATTCCTTGATTACCACTGGTACATTGGCCTGGATCTTATCATTTACGATCTGCTCGATCTGCGCCATTTCTTCGTCGGTCACTTTAGCAAAGTGGGAGAAGTCGAAACGGAGCTGTTCTGCATTTACCAGGGAGCCTTTCTGGGCAACGTGTGTACCCAGTACCTGGCGCAGGGCAGCATGCAGGAGGTGTGTCGCAGAGTGATGACGTGCGATATTCTGACGTTTTTCCTTTGCCACTACCGCTTTCACGGCAGCTTTTGGATTAGCAGGGAGCTTATCGGCAAAGTGAATGATCAGGTTATTTTCTTTTTTGGTATCAGTTACGTGGATGATCTCCTCATCGAAGTACAGGATACCGGTATCGCCTACCTGTCCGCCGGATTCAGCGTAGAAAGGCGTTTTGCTCAGTACCAGCTGGAACTGCTCTTTACCTTTAGCGTTAACGGTACGGTATTTCAGCAGTTTGGTATGAGATTCCAGGTTTTCGTAGCCGATGAACACTACATCCGGGGTTTCGTCGAGCACTACCCAGTCGCCGGTATCCAGTGCGGTTGCGGCGCGGGAGCGTTCTTTCTGTTGTTCCAGTGCGGCGTCGAAGCCGGTTTTATCTACATCAAACCCGTTTTCGATTGCGATGAGGGTAGTGAGGTCATAAGGGAAGCCGTAGGTATCGTAGAGTTCGAAGGCGGTCTGGCCGTCGATCATCTTACTGGTGGCTTGCTTCATGAAGTCTTCGATACGTTTGATACCGCTGTCGAGGGTACGGAGGAAGTTATTTTCTTCTTCGAAGATGATGCGTTTCACAAAATCCACCTGTTGTTCCAGTTCAGGGAAAACATGGGAGAATTGAGCTGCCAGAACAGGTACCAGTTCATGGAGCATTGCTTTGCGTACTTCCAGGAAGGAGTAATAGTAACGTACTGCCCTGCGGAGGATACGGCGGATAACATAGCCGGCGCCGGTATTGGAAGGCAGCTGGCCATCAGCGATGGTAAAGGAGATGGCACGGATGTGGTCGGCAATTACGCGGAAAGCCACATCGTTTTTGGCATCGGTGCCTTTATATGTCTGACCGGTGAGCTTTTCAACGGTATGGATGGTACCCATGAAAAGGTCGGTATCGTAGTTGGATGTTTTTTGCTGGAGTACGCGAACCAGGCGTTCGAGTCCCATACCGGTATCTACGTGTTTTGCAGGCAAAGGCACCAGGGATTTATCTTTCTGGCGGTTGAACTGCATGAATACGTTGTTCCAGATTTCGATCACCTGTGGGTGGTCGTTATTGACAAGTGTTTTGCCGTCGATTTCTTTTCTTTCGTTGTCCGGGCGGCAATCTACGTGGATTTCGGAGCAAGGGCCGCAAGGACCGGTATCGCCCATTTCCCAGAAATTATCTTTTTTATTTCCGAGGAGAATACGGTCTTCCGCGATATGTTCTTTCCAGAAATCATATGCTTCCTGGTCTTTTGGCAGGTTTTCCTTCGCATCACCTTCAAAAACGGTCACATATAAACGATCTACGGGGATCTTGTAAACTTCGGTTAACAGTTCCCAGCTCCAGGCGATGGCTTCTTTTTTAAAGTAGTCACCGAAGCTCCAGTTACCGAGCATCTCAAACATGGTATGGTGGTAGGTATCGATACCTACTTCTTCCAGGTCGTTGTGCTTGCCGCTAACACGGAGGCACTTCTGCGTATCTACTACTCTGGTGGCCGCGGGTACTTTATTTCCCAGGAAATAGTCTTTAAACTGGTTCATACCGGCGTTAGTGAACATGAGGGTCGGGTCATTTTTCACTACTATTGGAGCAGAAGGCACGATCACGTGCCCTTTTGACGCAAAAAAGTCCAGGAATTGCTGTCGTATTTCAGATGCTGTCATAAAATATTGATGCGAATTAATATATTATTTATAACTTATTGCTGTAGGGATCGGGCTGGGACTTATATCTGTGTTTCAACCCATTATGAAGTAGTTAGAAAATTGACATTCAAAAGGTTGATGTTTTAATCTAATTACATTAGGTTTGTGCGCCTTATTTTCCCGCCGAGTTACAGGGAGTGCAAAAATATTGAAACCTGTAGGATTATTCAAAACAGGATGGTCTTACCGGCAAAAAAGTTAAGGGGCGGCTAATTAAAATATGCCAATTCTATTCATCCGTTTGAACTCATGCCAGTTAAATCTGCTGCCATGGCGCGTTAGCCGTGGCGCTCAAAGTATGCCATAGGTGCAATGCAATGAAGAAGGTAAAATATTTCTACAATACCCAAACATTAAAATATGAGAAGCTCGTAGTTTCACTACGGGTTAAAGTGCTACGTATTCTCGGATTTGTATCGGCGGCTATCGTTACCGGTGCGATTTTCCTGTCATTTGCGTACCGCTTTTTTGCATCCCCCAAAGAAAAGCTGTTACAGCGGGACCTGGACGGGATGAAAGAGAAATATGAGGCTTTACAGGGCCGCATGAAGGAAGTGAAAGGGAAGCTCACTGAGCTGGAAGACCGCGACAATGAGATCTATCGTGTCATTTTCGAGGCCAACCCTATCCCCGACAGCACCCGTATGGGCAAAATAACCCAGGATGAAGAGGCTTCCCAGCTGCAATCTTTTGCCAGCAGCGAAATCATCGCCTCCACCACCGTACTCCTGAAAGAACTCACCAATCGTATGAAAAGTCAGGAGAAATCCTTCGACGAAATCGATAAGCTGGTAAAAAACAAACAGGAAATGCTGGCATCTATCCCGGCTATTCAACCTGTATCCAATAAAGATCTTAAACACATCGCATCCGGTTTCGGATATAGGATCGACCCGATCTATAAAATGATGAAATACCACTCAGGCCTCGATTTCGCGGCACCGAGCGGCACGCCTATCTATGCTACCGGCAACGGTGTGGTGGAAGAAGCCAGTCTCAGCGACGTTGGTTACGGTAACCACGTGGTGGTACGACATGGATATGGTTACAAAACCCTCTATGGGCACATGCTCCGCATGAAAGTGAAGGCCGGTATGGCCGTAAAACGCGGCGATGTACTGGGATGGGTAGGTAGCACCGGTAAATCTACCGGACCTCACTGTCACTATGAGGTGATCAAAAATGGTGAAAAAGTAGACCCGGTCTACTTCTTCTTCAGCGATCTTACCGCCGAACAGTTCGAAACCATGGTTAAAATGGCCAGATCTGGCAACCAATCGTTCGACTAATGCATCTGGTTTGATTATAATATGATTGTTAATTAAGGGGAAATCAACGAAAGCTGAAACAAATTGGCTAAATTCATGCTTGTAAAAGATATTTTTCAACGTGTTTTTTACTGCCATGCATCAGTTAGACCTCTTTTCAATAGCAACTACTTCTTCTCTGCCAACTGCGGAAACGGTAAGCCGGAAGTTAAAAGCGAATGTAAAAACGAAGGTTAAGGCGGCTGCCCCTTCTGCACCACCGCAAATTGGTAAAAAACGCGGACGAAAATCATTGAAAGAATTCTCCGAAGACCCGGATCTGATTATGGAACTGGATAAACTGGTACTGGATAAACAATATTATTCTATCAGTGAAGTGGCCACCATGTTTAAGGTAAATACTTCGCTGGTACGCTATTGGGAAAACGAGTTCGATATCCTCCAGCCCAAAAAGAACCGTAAGGGCGACCGGCTCTTCCGCCAGGAAGATATCCACTCCCTTAAACTTATTTATCATCTCTTACGCGAAAGGAAATATACCATCGAAGGCGCCAAGCAAAAATTGAAGGAAGATCGTAAGCTTGCAGCACGAAATTTCGAAATGGTACAAGCTTTGCTGAAGGTTAGAGGTTTTTTAACCGAACTGAAAGATCAATTATAAAAAACAAGGTTATGCGATTAAAAATGTTACTATTAGGTGGTGGCCTCCTGTTCTCCTCACTGACATGGGCACAGTCCAGCAGCAACGATAAAGTGCTGAAGGGCAAAATTGACATGAAAACGCTCATGAATGGTAGCGATTATACCTGGTTCTATAAAGGAGTGAACGATTATCAACCTAATGATAATATGCTCAATTATATCAAGGCAAACCGCTCCAGCTTCAACCTTGTAGCGGTAGTGGGTACCTGGGACCAGACCAGCAGAGACGTTGTTCCGCAGCTGTATAAAGTAATGATCCTCGGCGGAAGCCCTGACGACCAGGTGCTGATGTTTGGCGCAGATCAGAAAATGAATACAGATGCTCCTGTTGATTACAAAGTGAAGAAAGTACCTACCATCATCGTTTTCAGAGATGGTAAAGAGGAAGGCCGCATCGTTGGTGCTCCGAAAGAATCTGTAGAAGCCGACCTGTCCCGCATCCTGCTTAAAAGCAGCAAATCCGACAAGGGCGACGGCAAAAGCGAATAATTATCTCGCTTAACTTATAAATAAAAAAGGTCTCTACTCAGTAGAGACCTTTTTTATGTTTATGCCTGTTTCAAAACAACCGTGGTACTGCTTCCCGGCAGTTTAATGCCCCGATGTTCCAGCATTTGAATAATCGCCAGGTTAACCGTTTCCCGCAATGCCGCATACTGCTGGCCATCTATAATAAGTGTATTGAAGATGACCTGCACGATTACCGTGTCCTTGGTAAAGTCATGCAGATTAACGGTGAAACCCGGCAGCACGCTCTGATTGCCCTTTAAAATGGCCCTGATATCCTGTACAATGCCAAGGATGGCATCTGCCGGCGTGTCGGCGGTCAGCTCCAGCTTCATATTTACACGCTGCTGCGTACGAAGGGTCAGGTTATCCAGTATGGAATCCACCATCTTTTTATTGGGTACCGTTACGAAAGTCTTTTCCTGTGTGCGGATACGCGTGCTCCTCAGCCCGATCTTTTCCACCGTACCGGTGTAAGCGTCTACTTTCACGGTGTCGCCTACCCGGAACGGCTTATCGAAGAAAATCATAAAGGAACCAATCAGGTTTTCTATGCTTTCCTTGGCTGCCAGTGCAAGGGCTGCAGCACCGATACCAAGACCCGTAATGATCTTTCCTACCAGGTCCGGACTGAATATCCTGATACAGGCAATCACCCCCATAATCAGGATAATCGCCTTAAAGAAATCTCTGAAAAATATAACAAATTGATTATCAGTTTTATCTGCTGTTAAATCTGCCTTCTTCTCCAATACCAGCGAAATAAAATCCACCAGTCGAAGCAGGATTCTGATAATACTGGCCGTGAAAACCAGCTGTAATATATTATCGGTAACATCCTTCAGGGTGGATTTACCATATATGTGCACGTTCAATATTTCCGGGAATTTAAACCGGTCGATAACAAACATGAAAGTTACCAGCAGGAAGAAGAACTCCAGTGGCTTCAGCAACAGCTCCACAAAGCTTTTTTGTTCTATCTGCGGCGACCAGTGCTTTACCAGCCTGAATAACAATGCGGCTACTATCTTGGAGAGCACACGTTTGATAAAGGACACAAACAATAAAACCAATATCAGAATCAGGTAGTCTTTTACCGGATTATCCAGGATAATGGTATCCAGAAATTTATTCATTGTACGGAACGAGTTTTAAAATAAAGATTTACGGGGCCGAATTTCCGGAAATTCCGGGTGTATTTCTCCCTGTCAGCATAATTTTTATCAGATGAGTCTGCTTATCATATCGTTGTGAATCAATACTACGCCTGGCCGTGCGCCTGGCTGGAAACTGCCATAGGTGCCGGCAATCCCAAGGGCTTCCGCCCCGTTGCTGGTGCCCCATTGAAGCAATTCTTCCAGCGGGATCTCCGGAAAATGCCGGCGGATGGTTTTTATCTCTTCCCAGACAGACAACTGATGGTTAGAGGCCAGACTATCGGTACCGATGCTGATCTGGCAGTTCATCTCCCGTAGCAGGTTTATATCCGGCAATTTGTTTTCTATATAAAGATTTGCCTGCGGGCAGAGGCACCACCATATATTGGCAGACTGCTGCCGGGCAAATTGCACATCAGTAGCTGTGGAGAAGGTGTTATGTACCAGTATTATTTTATGTAGATGGAAATATGGAAGATAGGCCTCCAGACTGCCTGTACCTGTTGGCTGGAAGCCGCTGGCGTCCATGCCGAAGGTGTTGTAAAAGTCGAGGAAGCCGCCGGTTTTGGTGGCATAGAGCTCATTTTCTGCGGCAGTTTCCTGGTTGTGGATACTGAAAGGCGTATTATCGGGGGTATTGGCAATTTTATCGAACAGCGTTTTGCTGACGGAATAGGGGGCATGCGGCACGATGGAGCTGCTATGCATAGCGCCATTGAGGGTTTCGAACTGACGAAGTACGTCCATGCTGTACTGGTAGCGACTTTCGGCGCCGGCATCCGCAACACCCATGCATTCTACAAACGTATGGAAGTAAATTTTGCTGTTTTTTTTATGCGCTATGGTGGCCGGGCCATTGCTGATATCCCCTATGGCACTGATTCCTGCATTCCACATGGCTTCCGCAGCCTGTTCCATGGCAGTTTCCTGCTGGTCGGCATTGGTATTCCGCTGCTTCATGACGGTAGTCAGGAAGGTTGGCAGCCCGGTTTTTTCCGGAATCACATTTTTCATGTGAGAAAGTTCTAGGTGACAATGGGTATTTACAAAGCCCGGGATCAGGATTCCGTCGTGAAAAATGACGTCTTCTCCTGCCTGTTGATCGTCTGAAATGCCTGTCACTACGCCATTTTCATCTAATATCAGTACTTTGTCGGGACCTAAAAACCGGTGCCCGTCAAATATCGCTTTTCCTTTTAATTTGATCTGTTTCAACAACCCTGGTGTTTATTTACGTGAATGATCTTAATTTTGCAACCCGATTGAGTACCGTGACTACCCCATTGGGCAGTATACTCAACAGTCAAAGATAATTATGATAGACAAACTCGAAGCTATAAAAGGCCGATTTGATCAGGTAGCATTGGCCCTTACCAACCCTGAGGTGGTAAGTGATAACAAAAAATTTGGCCAGCTGAGCAAGGAATACCGTCAGCTGGAAAAGATTGTGAAGGCGTATGATGCTTACCGCAATCTGCTGGATAATATTGCCTTTAACAAGGAAGTATTGGATAGTGGAGATGATGAAATGCGTGAGCTGGCGAAGGCCGAAACAGAAGAGCTGCAGGAGCAGAAAGTAGCACAGGAAGAACTGATCCGTAACCTGCTGATCCCTAAAGATCCTCAGGATGAGAAAAACGCGATCCTGGAGATCCGCGCGGGTACTGGTGGTGATGAAGCCAGCCTGTTTGCCGGAGACCTGCTGCGTATGTACCTGCGTTTCTGCGAGCTGAAAGGCTATACAACCAGTATTATGAGTGAAAACCCTGGTTCTGCCGGTGGTTATAAAGAGGTGGTACTGGAAGTAAGTGGAGATGATGTATATGGTACCCTGAAGTTTGAATCGGGCGTACACCGTGTACAGCGTGTTCCTGCTACAGAAGCATCAGGCCGTGTGCACACTTCTGCTGCTACCGTAGCGGTTTTGCCGGAGGCTGAAGAAGTAGATGTGGAGATCCGCGACGCTGATATTAAAATGGATACTTTCCGTTCCAGTGGTGCGGGTGGTCAGCACGTAAATAAAACGGAGTCTGCAGTACGTCTGACGCACGGTCCTACCGGTGTGGTAGTAGAGTGTCAGGAAGGACGTAGTCAGCACTCTAACCGTGAAATCGCCATGAAGATGCTGCGTACGCGTATCTATGAAGCGGCGGTGCGTAAACATGAAGATGCAATTGCCAGCCAGCGTAAGAGTCTGGTATCTACCGGCGACCGTTCTGCGAAGATCAGGACTTATAACTATCCGCAGGGTCGTGTTACAGATCACCGTATTGGTATGACTGTTTACAACCTGGATGCCTTCATGAACGGTGAAATCAAAGATATGATCGAAGCCCTTGCATTTGCTGAAAATGCGGAGAAGCTGAAGCAGGGCAACTAAGCCTTGTATATTGGTAACAGCCTCTGATAATAGCCGCTGACAGCGGGATTTACAGAGGCTGTTGCTTTATTAAGCGACTGTGAAATATTTACCCTGAACTGTCCGTATCTACAGGAAAAATCCTACATTTAATTAGTCCGGGAAACCAATATTACTCCCCCTTTTACTTAAATCATGCAATCATGTTAGAGCAATTATTGCAATTAGTTCAGGAACATGCACAGGGTGCTGTTGTGAACAACCCTGCTGTCCCTAATGAGCAGAACCAGGCTGTAATGCAGGCCGCTTCTGAATCTATCACCAATGGTTTACAGCAGGAGC
This window of the Chitinophaga sp. Cy-1792 genome carries:
- the alaS gene encoding alanine--tRNA ligase, encoding MTASEIRQQFLDFFASKGHVIVPSAPIVVKNDPTLMFTNAGMNQFKDYFLGNKVPAATRVVDTQKCLRVSGKHNDLEEVGIDTYHHTMFEMLGNWSFGDYFKKEAIAWSWELLTEVYKIPVDRLYVTVFEGDAKENLPKDQEAYDFWKEHIAEDRILLGNKKDNFWEMGDTGPCGPCSEIHVDCRPDNERKEIDGKTLVNNDHPQVIEIWNNVFMQFNRQKDKSLVPLPAKHVDTGMGLERLVRVLQQKTSNYDTDLFMGTIHTVEKLTGQTYKGTDAKNDVAFRVIADHIRAISFTIADGQLPSNTGAGYVIRRILRRAVRYYYSFLEVRKAMLHELVPVLAAQFSHVFPELEQQVDFVKRIIFEEENNFLRTLDSGIKRIEDFMKQATSKMIDGQTAFELYDTYGFPYDLTTLIAIENGFDVDKTGFDAALEQQKERSRAATALDTGDWVVLDETPDVVFIGYENLESHTKLLKYRTVNAKGKEQFQLVLSKTPFYAESGGQVGDTGILYFDEEIIHVTDTKKENNLIIHFADKLPANPKAAVKAVVAKEKRQNIARHHSATHLLHAALRQVLGTHVAQKGSLVNAEQLRFDFSHFAKVTDEEMAQIEQIVNDKIQANVPVVIKELPKEEAIQLGAMALFGEKYGDVVRVVIMDPQYSVELCGGTHVGSTGELGLFKFVSEGAVAAGVRRVEAVTGNQAINFVNTQLQQLKEVKAALKNPKEIVKAAETLVADKAALEKQVEALELEKVRQLGAELRSEAQQINGINFLGKVVSVNNAEGLKQLSMQLKTEIPDHVLVFAANIGGKASVALTIDEKLVTGKGWEAPKLIKEHIAPLIKGGGGGQKSFATAGGQETDKLDQVVAAIKKIIG
- a CDS encoding M23 family metallopeptidase; amino-acid sequence: MKKVKYFYNTQTLKYEKLVVSLRVKVLRILGFVSAAIVTGAIFLSFAYRFFASPKEKLLQRDLDGMKEKYEALQGRMKEVKGKLTELEDRDNEIYRVIFEANPIPDSTRMGKITQDEEASQLQSFASSEIIASTTVLLKELTNRMKSQEKSFDEIDKLVKNKQEMLASIPAIQPVSNKDLKHIASGFGYRIDPIYKMMKYHSGLDFAAPSGTPIYATGNGVVEEASLSDVGYGNHVVVRHGYGYKTLYGHMLRMKVKAGMAVKRGDVLGWVGSTGKSTGPHCHYEVIKNGEKVDPVYFFFSDLTAEQFETMVKMARSGNQSFD
- a CDS encoding MerR family transcriptional regulator, producing MHQLDLFSIATTSSLPTAETVSRKLKANVKTKVKAAAPSAPPQIGKKRGRKSLKEFSEDPDLIMELDKLVLDKQYYSISEVATMFKVNTSLVRYWENEFDILQPKKNRKGDRLFRQEDIHSLKLIYHLLRERKYTIEGAKQKLKEDRKLAARNFEMVQALLKVRGFLTELKDQL
- a CDS encoding co-chaperone YbbN encodes the protein MRLKMLLLGGGLLFSSLTWAQSSSNDKVLKGKIDMKTLMNGSDYTWFYKGVNDYQPNDNMLNYIKANRSSFNLVAVVGTWDQTSRDVVPQLYKVMILGGSPDDQVLMFGADQKMNTDAPVDYKVKKVPTIIVFRDGKEEGRIVGAPKESVEADLSRILLKSSKSDKGDGKSE
- a CDS encoding mechanosensitive ion channel family protein, producing the protein MNKFLDTIILDNPVKDYLILILVLLFVSFIKRVLSKIVAALLFRLVKHWSPQIEQKSFVELLLKPLEFFFLLVTFMFVIDRFKFPEILNVHIYGKSTLKDVTDNILQLVFTASIIRILLRLVDFISLVLEKKADLTADKTDNQFVIFFRDFFKAIILIMGVIACIRIFSPDLVGKIITGLGIGAAALALAAKESIENLIGSFMIFFDKPFRVGDTVKVDAYTGTVEKIGLRSTRIRTQEKTFVTVPNKKMVDSILDNLTLRTQQRVNMKLELTADTPADAILGIVQDIRAILKGNQSVLPGFTVNLHDFTKDTVIVQVIFNTLIIDGQQYAALRETVNLAIIQMLEHRGIKLPGSSTTVVLKQA
- a CDS encoding amidohydrolase family protein; amino-acid sequence: MKQIKLKGKAIFDGHRFLGPDKVLILDENGVVTGISDDQQAGEDVIFHDGILIPGFVNTHCHLELSHMKNVIPEKTGLPTFLTTVMKQRNTNADQQETAMEQAAEAMWNAGISAIGDISNGPATIAHKKNSKIYFHTFVECMGVADAGAESRYQYSMDVLRQFETLNGAMHSSSIVPHAPYSVSKTLFDKIANTPDNTPFSIHNQETAAENELYATKTGGFLDFYNTFGMDASGFQPTGTGSLEAYLPYFHLHKIILVHNTFSTATDVQFARQQSANIWWCLCPQANLYIENKLPDINLLREMNCQISIGTDSLASNHQLSVWEEIKTIRRHFPEIPLEELLQWGTSNGAEALGIAGTYGSFQPGARPGVVLIHNDMISRLI
- the prfA gene encoding peptide chain release factor 1, coding for MIDKLEAIKGRFDQVALALTNPEVVSDNKKFGQLSKEYRQLEKIVKAYDAYRNLLDNIAFNKEVLDSGDDEMRELAKAETEELQEQKVAQEELIRNLLIPKDPQDEKNAILEIRAGTGGDEASLFAGDLLRMYLRFCELKGYTTSIMSENPGSAGGYKEVVLEVSGDDVYGTLKFESGVHRVQRVPATEASGRVHTSAATVAVLPEAEEVDVEIRDADIKMDTFRSSGAGGQHVNKTESAVRLTHGPTGVVVECQEGRSQHSNREIAMKMLRTRIYEAAVRKHEDAIASQRKSLVSTGDRSAKIRTYNYPQGRVTDHRIGMTVYNLDAFMNGEIKDMIEALAFAENAEKLKQGN